In Saccopteryx leptura isolate mSacLep1 chromosome 13, mSacLep1_pri_phased_curated, whole genome shotgun sequence, the DNA window TGTCTGTTTCTCTTAGGCAGGGTGTGTCTCTTGTCTTACATGCTTGCTGGAGAAGTGGAAGATGTGActgaccaccagggggctctACCCTTTGGGAGCTTAGTCTGCAAGGGCTGTGCACATTGCTGATTTAAACGGATGAGATTCTTCTCATCATGTTTCCAATTGTATTAGCCTTTGATTTTTGCTTTCAGCTTTTCTTCactgcattatttattttttaacactctGCAGACAGGTGGGGACTTTCTGTATAGGAGAGAGATGGTCCATGAACTTATCTTCACTCTCATCCACCGCAGACACTAATAGTCATCTGGTTTTTACTTCAGGCGCGTTCCAGGTTTATAGCTGAACCCAGATTTGGCTTCAGAATCCTTCTTAACGTTATACTCTTGGCAGCTTCACCAACGGACTGGGAGCATCTGCACTGAGGCCTACAAATAATTTTTGCTCTCACAGAAGAATTTCCAGGGGTGGGAGAGGTGGGTTCTTGGCCTGGTAGGCTGGACATCCCCTTTAGTGTCCACTGTGAGAGACAAGGACACTAAGCTCGACCTGGAGCAACTCTCAGGCCACCAATACAAAGACCTCTACGCACATCAGCTTCAAAGTGTGCAGCTGTTTGGTTTTGGGGTGGAAACCATGCCATGGGGCAGGCCAAGTGGGACTGTGGGACCCGAGAGGCCTCATTCCACCTGCCTGGACATAGGGCCTCTCAAAGTAGGCAATGCTGGCTGAGAGGCAGGGTGGCTATCAGACTGAAGGGGCGGGGGAGAAGAAGGTGGGAGGAAAGTGGTCAAGGTTATGTCCAAAGGCACAGTGGGTAAGACCAGtatttctctatcttccctctccACAAACCACTTTGCCAGTTTAGCTGTATTCTAGAACCAACTCTACTTttgtataacaaatatttttccttaatcTGTTCCCtttcaaatgaaatatatttagttttttcctAAAGGGAAGTCACAGGTTTTCTTACATGGAGCAAAGGAACCCATCTGTACCCCTGACCGTCTGGTCTGTCTGCCTGCAGCATCCTGGCCTCGCCTCTCCCATCCATAAAGCAGGGAGGGTAGGCTGCTCCAACTGTGTTCCTTGGGTCCTGCTGGGGGCTCCTCaaacattattttagaattttatttattgatttatttttatttatattttatatagagagaaggggtgggtgggcttgagcaggtagcatcaactcatagtaattgcttcttgtatgtgccttgaccgggcaagcccagggttttgaaccagtgacctcagcattccaggtcaacgctttatccactgcgccaccacaggtcaggcacctcaaacatttcattcaaaaaaaccttttttaataAGTCAGGTTTTACTATTTAAAAGACAACTCATTTCAAtcgtatatttttttctaagtatgtaattataaaaataagaataaatgtcATTACTGTTCATCTATATTAACGACCTGAATGACCCCATCCAGTAAGTTGGGAAGCCCCTGGGGCAGCTGGCGGGAGGCACAGGGCAGCGGCCGTACCTTGTGGGTGAGCGAATGCTGCTTGAGGTGGTGGATCTGGCTGAACTCCATGCCGCACTCGGTGCACACGAAGGGCCGCACGTTCTGGTGCTTGAGCATGTGGTTCTGCAGCTGGCTGCGGTAGTGGAAGGACTTGTCGCACTCGAGGCACTGGTACAGGGTGGGGCCCTGGTGGGAGGCCAGGTGGCGCTTGAGCTGGGTCAGGGTGGAGAAGTCCAGGCCGCACTCGACACAGACGTGGCAGCGGCCGCTCTCGTGCTTCACCTCGTGGGCCTTGAGCTCGCTGGGGTAGGCGAAACCACGGCCGCAGAAGTGGCAGCTATAGGGCTTGACCTCTGAGTGCAGCAGCATGTGGCGCTTGAGGTGGCTGGTCTGCGTAAAGGCCTTGTGGCACACCTGGCACTTGTGGGGCCGGGTGCCCTGGTGTGTCAGCAGGTGCGTCTGCAGGTGGCTGGGCTGCTTGAAGAGCTTGCTGCAGTGCGGGCACGAGTGTGGCTTGATGCCATTGTGGCCCAGGATGTGTGTCACCAGGTTGTACTTGGACGTGTAGGACTTCTCGCACATGCGGCATTGCCAGCGTTTCTGGCGGTCGCCCGCCTCCACCAGGTAGGAGTCGTCGATCTGCACATTGATGTCTAGCCGGTCCAGCTGGGCCTTCTTGTGGCGCTCCACCGTGGAGCCAGCCGTGTCTGCCTCGAACTCGCTTGCCTCCTGCCACACGAAGCCCTGCTCTGGCTTCACGGGTTCTGGGGACTCCATGGTGGGGGCCTCGGGGTCACTCAGTGGGGCCATGTGGGGTGGCTCAAAACCACAATCTGTGGGCAAAGGCTCAGGCCCCGGCAGTGCCATGCTGGGCTCTGGGAAGCCATCCCGAGCCAGGTCCGGAAAGTGAGGGTCGTACGGGGCCATGTCCAGCTCTGGCCGTGGGGCTCGGGGCAGGGGCCGCAGTGTCCGGGGCTTGCGGCTGAAGGCGCTGAGGTCGATCATCTTGACGGCGCTGCTCTGCACCAGGGACTCGCAGCCACCACTGGCCACCTCGGCTggggcctctgctgggcctgTATCCTTGTCATTGCCGGGCACAGACACCTCGTagacttcctgttcctcctcttcctcttctaccTTCTCAAATTTAACCTTGGGCACCAGCCGCACAGGCGGCCGTGTCTTCCGCCGGGTGTGCTTCTCGAAGGCCGCCTCCACCTCTAGCACCTCTTCCTCTACTGGCTCTTCCAGGGCCCGCCCGTTGCAGGCCAGCTGGTAGACATCAGGGCCCGGGGGTCCGGGCTCCCCCATGGAAGCCCCGGATAGCTCGGGTCCCAGGTCCGGGTAGAAGGCTTCAGCGCTT includes these proteins:
- the ZNF710 gene encoding zinc finger protein 710 isoform X1, whose protein sequence is MQWTSDALLASRRGMEGFMDSGTQTDAVVVLSLAQAAVLGLVSENELFGATISAEAFYPDLGPELSGASMGEPGPPGPDVYQLACNGRALEEPVEEEVLEVEAAFEKHTRRKTRPPVRLVPKVKFEKVEEEEEEQEVYEVSVPGNDKDTGPAEAPAEVASGGCESLVQSSAVKMIDLSAFSRKPRTLRPLPRAPRPELDMAPYDPHFPDLARDGFPEPSMALPGPEPLPTDCGFEPPHMAPLSDPEAPTMESPEPVKPEQGFVWQEASEFEADTAGSTVERHKKAQLDRLDINVQIDDSYLVEAGDRQKRWQCRMCEKSYTSKYNLVTHILGHNGIKPHSCPHCSKLFKQPSHLQTHLLTHQGTRPHKCQVCHKAFTQTSHLKRHMLLHSEVKPYSCHFCGRGFAYPSELKAHEVKHESGRCHVCVECGLDFSTLTQLKRHLASHQGPTLYQCLECDKSFHYRSQLQNHMLKHQNVRPFVCTECGMEFSQIHHLKQHSLTHKGVKEFKCEVCGREFTLQANMKRHMLIHTSVRPYQCHICFKTFVQKQTLKTHMIVHSPVKPFKCKVCGKSFNRMYNLLGHMHLHAGSKPFKCPYCSSKFNLKGNLSRHMKVKHGVMDIGLDSQGGWATHSGRSRSGTLMAHTGASCPVRGGGRLARPETSLGWAQVWRGGTLEGHHGDDGMFMYSSKDLSGLTSI
- the ZNF710 gene encoding zinc finger protein 710 isoform X4 codes for the protein MQWTSDALLASRRGMEGFMDSGTQTDAVVVLSLAQAAVLGLVSENELFGATISAEAFYPDLGPELSGASMGEPGPPGPDVYQLACNGRALEEPVEEEVLEVEAAFEKHTRRKTRPPVRLVPKVKFEKVEEEEEEQEVYEVSVPGNDKDTGPAEAPAEVASGGCESLVQSSAVKMIDLSAFSRKPRTLRPLPRAPRPELDMAPYDPHFPDLARDGFPEPSMALPGPEPLPTDCGFEPPHMAPLSDPEAPTMESPEPVKPEQGFVWQEASEFEADTAGSTVERHKKAQLDRLDINVQIDDSYLVEAGDRQKRWQCRMCEKSYTSKYNLVTHILGHNGIKPHSCPHCSKLFKQPSHLQTHLLTHQGTRPHKCQVCHKAFTQTSHLKRHMLLHSEVKPYSCHFCGRGFAYPSELKAHEVKHESGRCHVCVECGLDFSTLTQLKRHLASHQGPTLYQCLECDKSFHYRSQLQNHMLKHQNVRPFVCTECGMEFSQIHHLKQHSLTHKGVKEFKCEVCGREFTLQANMKRHMLIHTSVRPYQCHICFKTFVQKQTLKTHMIVHSPVKPFKCKVPSHQAPRQDCARGAWGQHDYSS
- the ZNF710 gene encoding zinc finger protein 710 isoform X3 — protein: MQWTSDALLASRRGMEGFMDSGTQTDAVVVLSLAQAAVLGLVSENELFGATISAEAFYPDLGPELSGASMGEPGPPGPDVYQLACNGRALEEPVEEEVLEVEAAFEKHTRRKTRPPVRLVPKVKFEKVEEEEEEQEVYEVSVPGNDKDTGPAEAPAEVASGGCESLVQSSAVKMIDLSAFSRKPRTLRPLPRAPRPELDMAPYDPHFPDLARDGFPEPSMALPGPEPLPTDCGFEPPHMAPLSDPEAPTMESPEPVKPEQGFVWQEASEFEADTAGSTVERHKKAQLDRLDINVQIDDSYLVEAGDRQKRWQCRMCEKSYTSKYNLVTHILGHNGIKPHSCPHCSKLFKQPSHLQTHLLTHQGTRPHKCQVCHKAFTQTSHLKRHMLLHSEVKPYSCHFCGRGFAYPSELKAHEVKHESGRCHVCVECGLDFSTLTQLKRHLASHQGPTLYQCLECDKSFHYRSQLQNHMLKHQNVRPFVCTECGMEFSQIHHLKQHSLTHKGVKEFKCEVCGREFTLQANMKRHMLIHTSVRPYQCHICFKTFVQKQTLKTHMIVHSPVKPFKCKVCGKSFNRMYNLLGHMHLHAGSKPFKCPYCSSKFNLKGNLSRHMKVKHGVMDIGLDSQDPMMELTGTDPSELDSQQEMEDFEENAYAYASVDSSAEASVLTEQAMKEMAYYNVL
- the ZNF710 gene encoding zinc finger protein 710 isoform X2; translation: MEGFMDSGTQTDAVVVLSLAQAAVLGLVSENELFGATISAEAFYPDLGPELSGASMGEPGPPGPDVYQLACNGRALEEPVEEEVLEVEAAFEKHTRRKTRPPVRLVPKVKFEKVEEEEEEQEVYEVSVPGNDKDTGPAEAPAEVASGGCESLVQSSAVKMIDLSAFSRKPRTLRPLPRAPRPELDMAPYDPHFPDLARDGFPEPSMALPGPEPLPTDCGFEPPHMAPLSDPEAPTMESPEPVKPEQGFVWQEASEFEADTAGSTVERHKKAQLDRLDINVQIDDSYLVEAGDRQKRWQCRMCEKSYTSKYNLVTHILGHNGIKPHSCPHCSKLFKQPSHLQTHLLTHQGTRPHKCQVCHKAFTQTSHLKRHMLLHSEVKPYSCHFCGRGFAYPSELKAHEVKHESGRCHVCVECGLDFSTLTQLKRHLASHQGPTLYQCLECDKSFHYRSQLQNHMLKHQNVRPFVCTECGMEFSQIHHLKQHSLTHKGVKEFKCEVCGREFTLQANMKRHMLIHTSVRPYQCHICFKTFVQKQTLKTHMIVHSPVKPFKCKVCGKSFNRMYNLLGHMHLHAGSKPFKCPYCSSKFNLKGNLSRHMKVKHGVMDIGLDSQGGWATHSGRSRSGTLMAHTGASCPVRGGGRLARPETSLGWAQVWRGGTLEGHHGDDGMFMYSSKDLSGLTSI